Below is a genomic region from Drosophila kikkawai strain 14028-0561.14 chromosome X, DkikHiC1v2, whole genome shotgun sequence.
TTGCCAGCAGTTGCCGTTCGAACGTTCCCCAGAGAATCAAAAGAATCGCCAAGatctacatatatttttttttcaagtgcttCAAGTGTAAAGTTCTGTGAAACAATGTCACGTGTATTGCTAAGCGCTGTGGTCCTGCTACTGGGCCTCACCACGGACATCCTGGCCGGACGTCTGAGCCAACGTTACTTGCCCGCTCCGCAGGCTAGCCAGTTGCACTATCACGGCGTGAGTGGCCAGGGACATGCTCGTCCTGGTCTGGGCTTGGGATCGGCAGCAGGATATCAGcgtcagcagcagccgcagatACCGATTGTGAGGAGCGACTATCAGAGTGATGCCAATGGCAACTATAACTTTGGCTTCGATACCGGGAATGGCATCCACCGGGATGAGACTGGCGAATTCCGTGGCGGCTGGCCCCATGGCTCCCTGGGTGTCCGCGGCTCCTATTCCTATACCGGTGACGATGGCCAACAGTACACGGTGAACTACAAGGCGGACAAGAACGGATTCCATGCCGAGGGAGCCCACCTACCCACATCGCCATCGGTGCCGGCCGCAGCTCCAGCTGGGTAGGATTCTTATATGCCATAAAtactacataaatatttatatttatatttatatatcacTTTATCCCCATCAGTCGCAGCTCGTATGGCGGCTATAGGGGATCGGCCTCATCGCAtgtccctgctgctgctcccaaCAGCCGATATCTGCCGCCAGGATATCGCCAGCGCAGGCACTACTGAAGGACAAAACCCTCTTCAATTGTTATGTAAAACAAATCTCAATAAAACAAATCTATAGCAAGGGTTTTAACttcaaataaagtaaataaaacacACAATTCGTTGCCtttgaattaataaatttaatgaaattctaGCTATTTATATCTTACTTTATATATGGAAAATCTTGAAACCGAAAACCTCAACCGCCTTGGTAGCTAATTTAAGTGAACAACTTCTGGGTTTGGCAACAAGAACACTTGGCCACGCCTCTTTGCTGttagcctttttttttttttttgtggactttgacttttggccaaaagccgAAATAAGTTGTTACCAATGTAAATACAGACGGCCAACGGTAAGGGGAAAATTAATATGCAGTTAAGCAGTTAAAGTCTGCAATCAAAACAAGCCAACTTATCCTTTTTTCCTTCCTTTCTTTTCTTAACAAGAAAAGTAACAACTTTTTGGCCATTGTCGCCGGGCATTAATCATAAGTAAAGCAGCCAGCTAACTTGGCCCTGAGTTTGCGAGGcttaatattaaagaaaagatgagaaaaaaaaactgaataatgccttttaaatata
It encodes:
- the Cpr11B gene encoding cuticle protein 2 isoform X1; the encoded protein is MSRVLLSAVVLLLGLTTDILAGRLSQRYLPAPQASQLHYHGVSGQGHARPGLGLGSAAGYQRQQQPQIPIVRSDYQSDANGNYNFGFDTGNGIHRDETGEFRGGWPHGSLGVRGSYSYTGDDGQQYTVNYKADKNGFHAEGAHLPTSPSVPAAAPAGRSSYGGYRGSASSHVPAAAPNSRYLPPGYRQRRHY
- the Cpr11B gene encoding endocuticle structural glycoprotein SgAbd-2 isoform X2 — its product is MSRVLLSAVVLLLGLTTDILAGRLSQRYLPAPQASQLHYHGVSGQGHARPGLGLGSAAGYQRQQQPQIPIVRSDYQSDANGNYNFGFDTGNGIHRDETGEFRGGWPHGSLGVRGSYSYTGDDGQQYTVNYKADKNGFHAEGAHLPTSPSVPAAAPAGSYGGYRGSASSHVPAAAPNSRYLPPGYRQRRHY